From a single Nicotiana tabacum cultivar K326 chromosome 8, ASM71507v2, whole genome shotgun sequence genomic region:
- the LOC142163210 gene encoding uncharacterized protein LOC142163210 translates to MTSNIAESLNVVTKDARELSIFDIFEYMRTLLERWTKEKLSKAKGTFTYLGHKYNKELEDNSTLSQKLGVRASTDHIHTVLDGVKRYIVCLENKKCSCGQFQLDELPCAHALAALRHRNETYENYCSPYYTRKSLLLTYEMPVNPLPDEGKWDVPQHILDEVVKSPAGDKRQPGRPHKERYKTFDEIKSKKYKVSCGNCGGEGHNKRTYKNAPKKK, encoded by the exons ATGACGTCAAACATTGCCGAGTCGTTGAATGTTGTAACAAAAGATGCAAGAGAGCTGTCaatatttgatatatttgagtatATGAGGACTCTTCTTGAACGTTGGACAAAAGAAAAGTTATCGAAGGCAAAGGGTACTTTCACATACCTTGGTCACAAATACAACAAAGAATTAGAAGACAACAGTACATTATCTCAGAAACTAGGG gtgagggcttcaacaGATCATATACATACTGTGTTAGATGGTGTGAAGCGGTACATTGTGTGTCTAGAAAACAAGAAATGTAGCTGTGGACAATTCCAACTTGATGAACTTCCATGTGCGCATGCTTTGGCAGCATTAAGGCATAGGAATGAAACATACGAAAACTATTGCTCTCCGTATTACACAAGGAAGAGCCTTTTGCTTACCTATGAAATGCCAGTAAATCCTCTTCCTGATGAAGGCAAATGGGATGTGCCACAACATATTTTGGATGAGGTAGTAAAGTCACCGGCGGGAGATAAAAGGCAGCCAGGGAGACCTCACAAGGAAAGATATAAAACATTTGATGAAATAAAGTCAAAGAAATACAAGGTGTCATGTGGCAATTGTGGAGgtgaagggcataacaaaagaaCTTACAAGAATGCGCCGAAAAAGAAATGA
- the LOC107797910 gene encoding uncharacterized protein LOC107797910: protein MGKNKWTRHVDHENENIHPGCMWGLIHAFGYHSWHSRVKRKSLPRIASDRLFNEKLVVQDPSELDMLLDDNESQFLVDNSTKKSRLPNKRSLRAKIKALIAEEMHKEKKKSNQKKSVYSNQPKLQRTCSVHHYEPTKNDLSEICSNKNVENGATGSLDKKQIKAIEYDTSIDKNALKSQLKDHAELFLEILKETEVGYQNLFSGHLASKKKARLTKSGSYPVSHLSQRTNFKPSKLEDKKNEAWSFAKGERLTSGAQSRSLSKYAKTPFTSLGLLDDDGGNVKLEKSSSFACHSIKGAVDNKENNEELVDVEVNKHGSTHEMFEDLNGDLHEEYKVGTDYESKSNSYCEIDGFDIRKTTIMHRRSSSLNESMDRYTKLLEHSFKKEVILNPSRSLKLFSEYEIPSMPFRRIRSLSNGIPGDAQFSEWLIRTLEETNSHIRAETEREEKLIHNPSISYATEDTENKVERSEDIQTVETTTSLKSKTNGEGNAEVEDFSENINDVTVFKGNSHEEQEMKCTKSILSDMLPDSEISSCEEFQISEGLVLKHNVDVDVDTLAKADGRNKSDKKENADLFYVRDILEHSGFSSNFFKTTWYSATQVLNPSIVQELESFWHQEQEYCCVDNFYICCHHQLLFDLVNEVLVQICDRSFTYYPKALSYSCRVRPLPENRMIEEVCKNVGTLLRLKPEQESIDAIVDRDLKKDDGWMNLQLESECLALELEDMIFNDLLEELSCP from the exons ATGGGAAAGAACAAGTGGACTAGGCATGTTGATCATGAAAATGAGAATATACATCCAGGTTGCATGTGGGGACTCATACATGCCTTTGGCTACCATAGTTGGCACTCTCGTGTAAAGAGGAAATCTCTGCCTAGAATCGCAA GCGATCGTCTTTTCAATGAAAAATTGGTTGTCCAAGATCCCAGTGAACTAGATATGCTTTTGGATGACAATGAAAGTCAGTTCTTG GTTGATAACAGCACCAAAAAATCAAGGTTGCCCAACAAAAGGTCTCTAAGGGCTAAAATTAAAGCTTTAATTGCTGAGGAGATGCACAAGGAAAAAAAGAAGTCCAATCAGAAGAAATCAGTCTATTCTAACCAACCTAAACTCCAGAGAACTTGTTCAGTTCATCATTATGAACCAACCAAAAATGACCTAAGCGAAATATGCAGCAACAAGAATGTGGAGAATGGAGCCACTGGATCACTAGATAAGAAacagatcaaggccatcgaataTGATACTTCCATTGATAAGAATGCTTTAAAATCTCAACTTAAAGATCATGCAgaattatttttggaaattttaaagGAAACAGAAGTAGGATATCAGAATTTATTCAGCGGTCATCTGGCTTCAAAGAAAAAGGCAAGATTAACCAAGTCAGGATCATACCCTGTGTCTCATTTGTCACAAAGAACAAACTTCAAACCAAGTAAGCTCGAGGACAAGAAGAATGAAGCTTGGTCGTTTGCCAAAGGGGAAAGATTGACAAGTGGTGCTCAGTCAAGATCTTTGTCGAAATATGCAAAGACTCCCTTCACAAGTTTAGGGCTCCTGGATGACGATGGTGGAAACGTGAAGCTAGAGAAGTCATCGAGCTTTGCCTGCCACAGTATCAAAGGAGCAGTtgataataaagaaaataatgaagagctcgTCGATGTAGAAGTAAATAAGCATGGCTCTACTCATGAAATGTTTGAAGATTTGAATGGAGACCTTCATGAAGAGTATAAGGTGGGAACAGACTATGAAAGTAAGTCCAATAGTTATTGTGAAATTGATGGATTTGATATTAGAAAAACTACGATCATGCACAGGAGAAGTTCCTCTCTAAATGAGTCCATGGATAGATATACCAAATTATTGGAACACAGTTTTAAAAAGGAAGTGATCTTGAATCCCTCCAGGAGTTTGAAATTGTTTAGTGAATACGAGATACCATCGATGCCATTCAGAAGGATCCGTTCTCTATCAAATGGGATTCCTGGTGATGCCCAATTTTCAGAATGGCTAATTAGGACTTTAGAGGAGACAAACTCACATATCAGAGCTGAAACTGAGAGAGAAGAGAAGTTGATTCATAATCCTTCTATCAGCTACGCCACTGAAGATACTGAAAACAAAGTAGAAAGAAGTGAGGATATTCAGACAGTAGAAACTACAACAAGCTTAAAATCAAAGACAAATGGGGAAGGTAATGCTGAAGTCGAAGACTTTTCGGAGAACATTAATGATGTAACAGTGTTCAAAGGAAACTCTCATGAAGAACAAGAGATGAAATGCACTAAATCAATCCTAAGTGATATGCTTCCAGATTCAGAAATTTCCAGCTGTGAAGAGTTCCAAATTTCAGAAG GTTTGGTTCTTAAACACaatgttgatgttgatgttgataCCCTTGCAAAAGCAGATGGTCGCAATAAATCCGACAAAAAGGAAAATGCAGACTTGTTTTATGTGAGGGATATTCTTGAGCATTCGGGTTTCTCAAGCAATTTCTTTAAGACAACATGGTATTCAGCTACTCAAGTATTAAACCCTTCAATAGTTCAGGAACTAGAGTCCTTTTGGCATCAAGAACAAGAGTACTGCTGTGTAGATAACTTCTACATCTGCTGTCATCATCAGCTACTATTTGATTTGGTTAATGAGGTTCTAGTTCAAATATGTGACAGATCATTCACATACTACCCTAAGGCCTTATCCTATAGTTGTCGTGTTCGTCCATTGCCAGAAAATCGAATGATTGAAGAGGTATGCAAAAATGTAGGTACCTTGTTAAGGTTGAAACCAGAGCAAGAATCAATCGATGCCATTGTAGATCGAGATTTGAAAAAGGATGATGGTTGGATGAACCTCCAGTTAGAAAGTGAATGTCTGGCACTTGAATTAGAGGACATGATCTTCAATGATCTTTTGGAAGAACTTAGCTGTCCTTGA